From the genome of Geminocystis herdmanii PCC 6308, one region includes:
- a CDS encoding DUF6887 family protein, with translation MIKPDFITMNKEELRQYVIQNQDDKDAFYQYVDRLKSNSNQQIYSHSLCVNETEKVIANYVKNNQINVN, from the coding sequence ATGATTAAACCTGATTTTATTACTATGAATAAAGAAGAATTACGGCAATATGTAATTCAAAATCAAGATGATAAAGACGCATTTTATCAATATGTCGATCGACTAAAAAGTAATTCTAATCAGCAAATATATTCTCATTCTCTTTGTGTTAATGAGACAGAAAAAGTTATTGCTAATTATGTTAAAAATAATCAAATTAATGTTAATTAA
- a CDS encoding bile acid:sodium symporter family protein: protein MQGNLLTEVFLPLALTIIMLGMGLSLTIKDFKTITIEPKAVLTGLFCQLILLPVIAFTLMYFWDLKPEFAVGIILLSACPGGATSNLYSYLGKCDVALSIALTAISSFITIFSIPFLVNFAMSIFMGEGKYIALPVVKTIFQILIITIVPIIIGMYLRSWKPNFARQAQQPFQIASGIFIAIIVLGAILKDRENVIPFFQETGLPTLTLNILAIILSLVVARLVGLNFRQSSAISIESGIQNGTLGITIATSSTLLNNPTIAIAPAIYSLIMFITGSIICYLYSKQNLKNENSQKLD from the coding sequence ATGCAGGGAAATTTATTAACCGAGGTTTTCTTACCTTTAGCCTTAACAATAATTATGTTAGGCATGGGATTATCTCTTACCATCAAAGATTTTAAAACAATTACGATCGAACCGAAAGCAGTATTGACAGGGTTATTTTGTCAATTAATCCTTTTACCTGTGATTGCATTTACCTTAATGTATTTTTGGGATTTAAAACCAGAATTTGCCGTTGGAATTATTCTCTTATCCGCTTGTCCGGGAGGCGCAACTTCTAACTTATACTCTTATCTAGGAAAATGTGATGTTGCCTTATCCATTGCTTTAACTGCTATATCTAGTTTTATTACTATCTTTAGCATTCCTTTTCTGGTTAACTTTGCCATGAGTATATTTATGGGAGAAGGAAAATATATTGCCTTACCCGTAGTCAAAACCATTTTTCAGATACTTATTATTACGATCGTACCTATAATAATAGGAATGTACCTAAGAAGTTGGAAACCTAATTTTGCTCGTCAAGCACAACAACCCTTTCAAATCGCATCAGGAATCTTTATTGCCATTATCGTTTTAGGTGCTATCTTAAAAGATAGAGAAAATGTCATTCCCTTTTTTCAAGAAACGGGTTTACCGACTCTCACATTAAATATTTTAGCGATTATCCTGAGCTTAGTTGTGGCTAGATTAGTCGGTTTAAACTTTCGGCAATCCTCTGCTATTTCGATCGAATCTGGCATCCAAAATGGTACTCTAGGCATTACGATCGCCACATCTAGTACATTGTTAAATAATCCTACCATTGCCATCGCTCCTGCAATTTATTCTTTAATTATGTTTATCACGGGAAGCATTATTTGTTATCTATATAGTAAGCAGAATCTCAAAAATGAAAATAGCCAAAAATTGGATTAA
- a CDS encoding DNA cytosine methyltransferase, giving the protein MLSNHLSGSYKILKNPQQYNFNVIELFAGCGGMALGLENAGLQTELLVEINKNCCETLNKNRPSWQVLNEDVTKIDFTKYNNKIDIVTGGFPCQAFSHAGERKGFLDTRGTLFFDFARCVKEVQPKIIVGENVRGLITHKKSETLAIILKTLDELGYQTSYKLLNAQYFDVPQKRERVIIIGTRKDLNIQPIFPRENNYIITLKEALKNCPLSEGVKYNQRKKEIMELVPEGGNWRNLPEEIQKDYMKNSYYQGGGRTGFAKRLSYDEPCLTLTCSPAQTQTERCHPTETRPLTVREYARIQTFPDDWEFMGSLTSQYQQIGNAVPVNLAFHLGRCLISMLTGEGKISIQEEKQLSLF; this is encoded by the coding sequence ATGCTCTCAAATCATCTTTCAGGGTCATATAAAATACTAAAAAATCCACAACAATATAATTTTAATGTCATTGAGTTATTCGCAGGTTGTGGAGGTATGGCATTAGGATTAGAAAATGCAGGTTTGCAAACAGAATTATTAGTTGAAATTAATAAAAATTGTTGTGAAACTTTAAATAAAAATCGTCCTAGTTGGCAGGTTTTAAATGAAGATGTAACCAAAATAGATTTTACAAAATATAATAATAAAATTGATATAGTAACTGGTGGTTTTCCTTGTCAAGCATTCAGTCATGCAGGGGAAAGAAAGGGATTTTTAGATACTAGGGGTACATTATTTTTTGATTTTGCTAGATGTGTAAAAGAAGTGCAACCAAAAATTATTGTTGGGGAAAATGTTAGGGGTTTAATTACTCATAAAAAAAGTGAAACTTTAGCGATAATTTTAAAAACTTTAGATGAATTAGGTTATCAAACAAGTTATAAATTATTAAATGCTCAATATTTTGATGTTCCACAAAAAAGAGAACGGGTTATTATTATTGGCACAAGAAAAGATTTGAATATTCAACCTATTTTTCCTAGAGAAAATAATTATATTATTACTTTAAAAGAAGCCTTAAAAAATTGTCCTCTATCAGAAGGTGTTAAATATAATCAAAGAAAAAAAGAGATTATGGAATTAGTACCAGAAGGGGGAAATTGGCGTAATTTACCTGAAGAAATCCAAAAAGATTATATGAAAAATAGTTATTATCAAGGGGGAGGAAGAACGGGTTTTGCGAAAAGATTATCTTATGATGAACCTTGTTTAACTTTAACTTGTAGCCCTGCACAAACTCAAACAGAAAGATGTCATCCGACAGAAACTAGACCTTTAACGGTCAGAGAATATGCTAGAATACAAACGTTTCCTGATGATTGGGAATTTATGGGTTCATTAACGTCACAATATCAACAAATAGGTAATGCTGTCCCTGTTAATTTGGCTTTTCATTTAGGAAGGTGTTTAATTAGTATGTTAACTGGTGAAGGGAAAATTTCAATTCAAGAAGAAAAACAATTATCTTTATTTTAG
- a CDS encoding type II toxin-antitoxin system RelE family toxin: MDYYQIKWTNSAKKELKKLDKNIIPRLINAVEELAKNPYPQGVKKLVNSENNYRIRVGDYRIIY; this comes from the coding sequence ATGGATTATTACCAAATTAAGTGGACTAATAGTGCTAAAAAAGAACTTAAAAAGTTAGACAAAAATATTATTCCTCGCTTAATTAATGCGGTTGAAGAATTAGCCAAAAATCCTTATCCTCAAGGAGTAAAAAAACTTGTTAATTCAGAAAATAATTATCGAATTAGGGTAGGAGATTATCGGATAATTTATTAA
- a CDS encoding SDR family NAD(P)-dependent oxidoreductase has translation MNSSDKETRFVISVNTIAPIEITRKLAGNLAQADNPRAIFIGALSGFDNCASPEVANTASKFGLRGAVQSLRLAFKHKNITIFTAE, from the coding sequence ATGAATAGTTCTGATAAAGAAACGAGATTTGTTATTAGCGTAAATACGATCGCACCTATCGAAATTACCAGAAAATTAGCTGGTAATCTGGCACAAGCAGACAATCCAAGAGCCATATTTATCGGTGCATTGTCAGGTTTTGACAACTGCGCATCCCCCGAAGTTGCCAACACTGCATCTAAATTCGGTTTACGAGGGGCAGTACAATCACTAAGACTGGCATTCAAACATAAAAATATTACAATTTTTACGGCGGAATAA
- a CDS encoding type II toxin-antitoxin system RelE family toxin encodes MREDQEYQIRFTPLALEMFAEIKDQRHVKIIGERIEKLKYQPEKQGKFLTGKLKGYLSIRAVGQRYRIIYQIEKSEIIVIILAVGLRSEGNKEDIYSRFKKLL; translated from the coding sequence ATGAGAGAAGATCAAGAATATCAGATTAGATTTACTCCGTTGGCTTTGGAAATGTTCGCCGAAATCAAAGATCAACGCCATGTTAAAATTATCGGTGAAAGAATCGAAAAACTAAAATATCAACCTGAAAAACAAGGTAAATTTTTAACGGGAAAACTGAAAGGTTATCTTAGTATAAGGGCAGTAGGACAGCGTTATCGAATTATTTATCAGATAGAAAAAAGTGAAATTATTGTGATTATTTTGGCAGTGGGATTAAGATCAGAAGGTAATAAAGAAGATATTTATTCACGGTTTAAAAAACTTTTGTAG
- a CDS encoding type II toxin-antitoxin system Phd/YefM family antitoxin — protein MTQYLKIEEAQQEFIDLPQKLTTEPIIITQDGLPVMTAMSYEQFESLMETLEILTDELFSQKLQASIAQAEAGNTIAWEEVKTKLGI, from the coding sequence ATGACTCAATATTTAAAAATTGAAGAAGCACAACAAGAATTTATTGATTTACCGCAAAAGTTAACTACAGAACCAATTATTATTACTCAAGATGGTTTACCCGTAATGACAGCGATGAGTTATGAGCAATTTGAATCTCTCATGGAAACTTTGGAGATTTTAACAGATGAATTATTCTCTCAAAAATTACAAGCAAGTATAGCCCAAGCCGAAGCAGGAAATACGATCGCATGGGAAGAAGTTAAAACAAAATTAGGAATATGA
- the gltB gene encoding glutamate synthase large subunit — MTYSLIPEKQGLYDPQNEHDACGVGFVVNKYGKKSHEIVQQALTILINLDHRGGCGAEPNTGDGAGILMQLPHEFMSKEAQKLGITLPEVGSYAVGMIFTTPDETARLKARELFEQVVAEEGQKVLGWRDVPTDNSDLGKSALISEPYVQQVFIAKNPNITDNIDFERKLFVIRKRSHSVIKAPKIDEYWYPATISSRTIVYKGMLRPEQVGKYYLDLNNPELQTALALVHSRFSTNTFPSWERAHPYRYITHNGEINTLRGNTNWMHARQALFESDLFGEDMAKIQPIINMEGSDSLIFDNALEMLVLSGRSLPHAVMMMIPEPWSGHESMSAEKKAFYQYHSCLIEPWDGPASIAFTDGKQIGAILDRNGLRPSRYIVTKDGLVIMASEAGVLPIEPERVESKGRLQPGQMFLVDMEAGRIVADEEVKHPIITQKPYQQWLDEHLYTLDKLPTPSVEQASSLYNDDLIPLQQAFGYTFEDLRMLLVPMAQTGVESVGAMGVDTPLAVLSDKPKLLYDYFKQLFAQVTNPPIDSIREAIITSAETTIGREGNLLNPQPESCHLIALKTPVITNEELAKLKALTPPLVRGAGGDQTYQFKAHTISILFNPKDEVKGLEDALEGIFAEADKAIKEGCTHLILSDRGVDFNNAPIPALLAVAGLHHHLIRNGTRTLVGLILESAEPKEVHHFALLLGYGCGAINPYLAYETLHQMIEENLLTGVDYDTAVYNYIKSVTKGVIKIAAKIGISTIQSYRGAQIFEAVGLNQSIIDKYFTRTASRLQGVDLEVIAQETIMRHSHAFPDRQVNGHTLDVGGEYQWRKDGEAHLFNPQTIHTLQQAVQLGDYQLFKKYSQMINDHGKHYFRLRDLLEFKQRESIPIEEVESIENIMKRFKTGAMSYGSISKEAHESLAIAMNRIGGKSNTGEGGEDPERYTWTNEEGDSKNSAIKQVASGRFGVNSLYLSQAKEIQIKMAQGAKPGEGGQLPGKKVYPWIAKVRYSTPGVGLISPPPHHDIYSIEDLAELIHDLKNANREARINVKLVSEVGVGTIASGVAKAKADVVLISGYDGGTGASPRTSIKHAGLPWELGLAETHQTLLLNNLRSRIVVETDGQMKTGRDVVVAALLGAEEFGFATAPLVTLGCIMMRVCHLNTCPVGVATQNPDLRAKFTGDPAYTVNFMKFIAEEMREIMAELGFRTVDEMVGRTDVLEPKGAIEHWKAKGIDISPILYQPNVDPNMPRHCTTKQDHGLDQSLDVTTLLDLCEGSIEHGEKVKATLPIKNINRVVGTILGNEITKKHWEGLPEDTVHLHFVGSAGQSLGAFVPKGVTIELEGDANDYIGKGLSGGKIIVYPDKKATFPAEDNIIVGNVCLYGATSGEAYISGIAGERFCVRNSGVTAIVEGVGDHGCEYMTGGRVVILGSTGRNFAAGMSGGVAYIFDEKGDFATHCNTEMVGLETLDDASEIAELKQLITKHSEFTNSKKAQKILVNWEENIGKFVKVMPRDYKRVLQALKSAIDSGLTGDEALNAAFEANAQDVARVGGS; from the coding sequence ATGACTTATAGTTTAATACCAGAAAAACAAGGATTATACGATCCACAAAATGAACACGATGCCTGTGGTGTGGGTTTCGTGGTTAATAAATACGGGAAAAAATCCCATGAAATCGTACAACAAGCCTTAACCATTTTAATCAATTTAGATCATAGAGGTGGTTGTGGTGCAGAGCCTAACACTGGAGACGGTGCAGGTATTTTAATGCAGTTACCCCATGAATTTATGAGCAAGGAAGCCCAAAAATTGGGGATTACTTTACCCGAAGTCGGTAGCTATGCCGTTGGGATGATTTTTACAACCCCTGATGAAACCGCTAGATTGAAAGCTAGGGAATTATTTGAGCAAGTAGTCGCTGAGGAAGGGCAAAAAGTCTTAGGTTGGCGTGACGTGCCTACGGATAACTCGGATTTGGGTAAAAGTGCCTTAATTAGTGAGCCTTATGTGCAACAAGTGTTTATTGCCAAAAATCCAAATATTACTGATAATATTGATTTTGAGCGTAAATTATTTGTCATCAGAAAACGATCGCACTCCGTCATTAAAGCACCTAAAATTGATGAATATTGGTATCCTGCCACCATTTCTAGTCGTACTATTGTTTATAAAGGAATGTTGCGCCCTGAGCAAGTGGGCAAATATTACCTTGATTTGAATAACCCTGAGTTGCAAACAGCTTTAGCTTTAGTGCATTCTCGTTTTAGTACAAACACATTTCCTAGTTGGGAAAGAGCGCACCCTTATCGCTACATCACCCATAACGGCGAAATCAACACCCTCCGAGGCAATACTAACTGGATGCACGCGCGTCAAGCCCTATTTGAATCCGACTTATTCGGGGAAGACATGGCAAAAATTCAGCCTATCATCAATATGGAAGGTAGCGATTCTCTCATCTTCGATAACGCTTTAGAGATGTTGGTATTAAGTGGGCGCTCGTTACCCCATGCGGTAATGATGATGATTCCTGAGCCTTGGAGTGGGCATGAATCCATGAGTGCGGAGAAAAAGGCTTTCTATCAATACCATTCTTGTTTAATCGAGCCTTGGGATGGACCAGCTTCGATCGCTTTTACCGATGGTAAGCAAATTGGCGCTATACTCGATCGAAATGGTTTACGTCCATCACGCTACATCGTCACCAAAGATGGATTAGTCATCATGGCATCGGAAGCTGGAGTATTGCCCATTGAGCCAGAAAGAGTAGAATCTAAAGGAAGATTGCAACCGGGGCAAATGTTTTTAGTGGATATGGAAGCAGGGCGCATCGTTGCTGATGAGGAAGTCAAGCATCCTATCATCACCCAAAAACCTTATCAACAATGGTTAGACGAACATTTATACACCCTCGACAAATTGCCAACCCCTTCCGTAGAACAGGCTTCCAGCCTGTATAATGATGATCTCATTCCTTTACAACAAGCCTTTGGTTATACCTTTGAAGACTTGCGGATGTTACTCGTACCTATGGCACAAACTGGTGTTGAATCTGTAGGTGCAATGGGAGTTGATACCCCTTTAGCGGTGTTAAGCGATAAGCCCAAACTCCTATACGACTATTTTAAACAACTTTTTGCGCAAGTTACCAACCCTCCCATTGACTCCATCAGGGAAGCGATTATTACCTCCGCAGAAACTACCATCGGTAGAGAAGGAAACTTACTCAATCCGCAACCCGAAAGTTGTCACCTCATCGCCCTGAAAACTCCTGTTATCACTAACGAAGAATTGGCGAAACTGAAAGCACTTACTCCCCCCTTAGTAAGGGGGGCTGGGGGGGATCAAACCTATCAATTCAAAGCTCATACTATCTCAATTCTGTTTAACCCCAAAGATGAGGTAAAAGGTTTAGAAGATGCCTTAGAAGGGATTTTTGCCGAAGCAGATAAAGCAATCAAAGAGGGATGCACCCACCTAATTTTGAGCGATCGAGGGGTGGACTTTAACAACGCACCCATACCAGCATTACTCGCAGTAGCGGGGTTACATCATCATCTCATCCGTAACGGCACACGAACCCTTGTAGGCTTAATTTTAGAGTCAGCAGAGCCAAAAGAAGTACATCATTTTGCTTTATTATTAGGCTATGGTTGCGGTGCAATCAATCCCTACCTCGCCTATGAAACCTTGCATCAGATGATTGAGGAGAATTTGTTGACAGGGGTTGATTATGATACTGCGGTTTATAACTACATCAAATCCGTTACCAAAGGAGTGATCAAAATTGCCGCTAAGATTGGTATTTCTACCATCCAAAGTTATCGAGGTGCACAAATTTTCGAGGCTGTGGGCTTAAATCAGAGTATCATTGACAAATATTTCACTCGTACCGCTTCTCGTTTACAAGGTGTTGATTTAGAAGTTATCGCCCAAGAAACGATTATGCGTCATAGCCACGCTTTCCCTGATAGACAAGTTAATGGGCATACCCTTGACGTAGGGGGAGAATATCAATGGCGTAAAGACGGTGAGGCACATCTATTTAACCCTCAAACTATTCATACCTTACAACAAGCCGTACAACTGGGAGACTATCAACTATTTAAGAAGTATTCCCAGATGATTAATGATCATGGTAAGCATTATTTCCGCCTCCGTGACTTATTGGAATTTAAACAACGGGAATCTATCCCCATTGAAGAAGTAGAGTCGATCGAAAACATCATGAAGCGCTTTAAAACAGGGGCGATGAGTTACGGTTCGATTTCCAAAGAAGCTCACGAGTCTTTAGCTATTGCCATGAATCGCATCGGCGGTAAATCTAACACAGGGGAAGGAGGAGAAGACCCAGAGCGCTATACTTGGACTAATGAAGAAGGAGACTCGAAAAATAGTGCCATCAAACAGGTAGCTAGTGGACGTTTTGGCGTTAACAGTTTATACCTTTCCCAAGCCAAAGAGATTCAAATTAAAATGGCGCAGGGTGCAAAACCGGGTGAAGGTGGACAATTACCGGGTAAAAAAGTCTATCCTTGGATTGCCAAAGTGCGTTACTCTACCCCCGGCGTGGGCTTAATTTCTCCTCCTCCTCACCATGATATTTACTCCATTGAAGACTTAGCGGAGTTAATCCATGACTTGAAAAATGCTAATCGAGAAGCTCGTATTAACGTTAAACTTGTTAGTGAAGTGGGAGTAGGTACGATCGCATCGGGAGTAGCCAAGGCAAAAGCGGATGTAGTTTTAATCTCTGGATATGACGGAGGCACAGGCGCTTCTCCTCGCACATCCATTAAACACGCAGGACTACCGTGGGAATTGGGATTAGCAGAAACCCACCAAACCCTCTTATTAAATAACCTTCGCAGTCGCATTGTGGTAGAAACCGATGGGCAAATGAAAACAGGGCGAGATGTGGTAGTAGCCGCCTTACTTGGTGCTGAAGAATTTGGTTTTGCCACTGCACCCCTCGTCACTCTGGGTTGTATTATGATGCGTGTCTGTCATCTCAATACTTGCCCCGTGGGAGTTGCTACCCAAAACCCCGATCTTCGTGCTAAATTTACAGGTGATCCTGCTTATACCGTCAATTTCATGAAGTTTATCGCTGAAGAAATGCGAGAAATCATGGCAGAATTAGGCTTCCGCACCGTGGATGAGATGGTAGGACGTACTGATGTATTAGAACCCAAGGGTGCGATCGAACATTGGAAAGCTAAAGGTATTGATATTTCTCCGATTCTCTATCAACCCAACGTTGATCCTAATATGCCTCGTCATTGTACCACGAAACAAGATCACGGTTTAGATCAATCCCTCGATGTAACTACTTTACTGGATTTATGTGAGGGTTCGATCGAGCATGGAGAAAAAGTTAAAGCCACTTTACCCATTAAAAATATTAACCGTGTGGTAGGCACAATCTTAGGTAACGAGATTACCAAGAAACACTGGGAAGGCTTACCTGAAGATACCGTGCATTTGCATTTTGTGGGTAGTGCAGGGCAAAGTTTAGGCGCATTTGTACCAAAAGGAGTTACGATCGAACTAGAAGGAGACGCTAACGACTATATCGGCAAAGGATTAAGCGGTGGCAAAATCATCGTTTATCCTGACAAAAAAGCCACCTTCCCTGCGGAAGATAATATCATCGTGGGTAACGTTTGCCTTTACGGTGCAACCAGTGGCGAAGCCTATATTTCTGGTATCGCTGGGGAGCGTTTCTGTGTGCGTAACTCTGGTGTAACTGCGATCGTCGAGGGAGTAGGAGATCACGGTTGCGAATATATGACAGGAGGACGAGTGGTAATTCTTGGCTCAACAGGGCGTAATTTTGCGGCGGGTATGAGTGGAGGAGTTGCCTATATCTTCGATGAGAAGGGGGATTTTGCCACCCATTGCAATACGGAAATGGTAGGTTTAGAAACCCTTGACGATGCCTCAGAAATTGCCGAATTGAAACAATTAATCACTAAACATTCCGAATTTACTAATAGTAAAAAAGCCCAAAAAATTCTTGTTAATTGGGAAGAAAATATCGGTAAATTTGTGAAGGTAATGCCAAGAGATTATAAACGAGTTTTACAGGCGCTAAAAAGTGCGATCGACTCTGGTTTAACAGGGGATGAAGCCTTAAACGCAGCATTTGAAGCCAACGCTCAAGATGTCGCCCGTGTCGGCGGAAGTTAA
- a CDS encoding Txe/YoeB family addiction module toxin: MKKKIVFHSLAFDDFNLWASEDKKIYKKIVNLLKDIDRSPFSGLGKPEPLKYKISGYWSRKITQEHRLVYQVTDTEIIVIACKYHYENI, encoded by the coding sequence ATGAAGAAAAAAATTGTATTTCATTCTTTAGCTTTTGATGACTTTAATCTATGGGCTTCTGAAGATAAAAAAATCTATAAAAAAATTGTTAATCTTTTAAAAGATATTGATCGTTCTCCCTTTAGTGGTTTAGGAAAACCAGAACCATTAAAATATAAAATAAGTGGATATTGGTCAAGAAAAATTACACAAGAACATAGATTGGTATATCAAGTGACAGACACAGAAATTATTGTAATTGCCTGTAAATATCACTATGAAAATATCTAA
- the grxC gene encoding glutaredoxin 3, translating to MSAKVEIYTWSSCPFCIRAKALLKQKQVDFIEYCIDGDNQARREMSAKANGRTSVPQIFIDDKHIGGCDDLHEIEATGELDELLQGIA from the coding sequence ATGAGTGCAAAAGTCGAAATTTATACTTGGAGTAGTTGCCCTTTCTGTATTCGTGCTAAGGCTTTGTTAAAGCAAAAGCAGGTGGATTTTATTGAATATTGCATTGACGGTGATAACCAAGCTAGACGGGAAATGTCGGCAAAAGCAAACGGACGTACTAGCGTTCCCCAAATTTTTATCGATGATAAACATATCGGAGGGTGTGATGATTTACATGAGATTGAGGCAACGGGAGAGTTAGATGAATTACTGCAAGGAATTGCTTAA
- the pheS gene encoding phenylalanine--tRNA ligase subunit alpha: MTTNIESQLHILQETAQKSIESASTLQKLEELRVGYLGKKGELSLILKEMGKLSAEDRPRIGAIANDIKNQIQDTLSHQQTQLQQAEFNRQILTETLDVTMPGVSYALGKSHPLQSTIDRVIDIFVGLGYSIAEGPQIESDYYNFTALNTPEDHPARDMQDTFYFEDGSLLRTHTSSVQIRYMEKNEPPLRIIAPGRVYRRDTVDATHSAVFHQIEILAIDKGLTFSDLKGTIKEFLRQMFGDDLPTIFRASYFPFTEPSAEVDVQWQGKWLEVLGCGMVDPNVLKAVGYDPEVYSGFAAGLGVERFAMILHKIDDIRRLYNSDLRFLQQF, encoded by the coding sequence ATGACTACTAATATAGAATCTCAATTACATATTTTACAAGAAACTGCACAAAAGTCGATCGAATCGGCATCAACGTTACAAAAGTTAGAAGAATTAAGAGTAGGCTATTTAGGCAAAAAAGGGGAATTATCCCTTATTTTAAAGGAAATGGGTAAATTATCCGCCGAAGATAGACCTCGTATTGGCGCTATTGCCAATGACATCAAAAATCAAATTCAAGATACCCTCAGCCATCAACAAACGCAGTTACAACAGGCGGAATTTAACCGTCAAATCTTAACCGAAACCCTCGATGTGACGATGCCGGGGGTTAGCTATGCTTTAGGTAAATCTCACCCTTTACAAAGTACGATCGATCGAGTTATAGATATTTTTGTAGGGTTAGGGTACAGTATAGCAGAAGGACCTCAAATTGAGAGTGATTATTATAATTTTACCGCTTTGAATACTCCCGAAGATCATCCTGCTAGGGATATGCAAGATACCTTCTACTTTGAAGATGGTAGCCTATTGCGTACTCACACTTCTTCCGTACAAATTAGGTATATGGAAAAAAATGAGCCACCCTTGAGGATTATAGCACCGGGTAGGGTATATAGAAGGGATACCGTTGACGCAACCCACTCCGCCGTTTTCCATCAAATCGAAATCCTCGCCATTGATAAAGGCTTAACTTTTAGTGACTTAAAAGGCACAATCAAAGAGTTTTTAAGACAAATGTTTGGTGATGACTTACCCACAATCTTCCGCGCTAGTTACTTCCCCTTTACCGAACCATCAGCAGAAGTTGATGTACAATGGCAAGGAAAATGGTTAGAAGTGTTAGGCTGTGGCATGGTTGATCCTAATGTCCTAAAAGCAGTAGGATATGATCCAGAAGTATATAGTGGTTTTGCTGCGGGGTTAGGCGTGGAGCGTTTTGCGATGATTTTGCACAAAATTGACGATATTCGCCGATTATACAACAGCGATCTTCGTTTTTTACAACAATTCTAA
- the gshB gene encoding glutathione synthase: MKFAFIIDSIEKLDPTHDSSVAMMEAAQMLGYEVYITTIEQLSVVKGKAYAHLYPVTLKPVTLVDNHWVAEENWYLLGESAFLPLESCYSVFMRKDPPVNTPYLYATYILDLIDRQKTKVINSPQGIRSANEKMYALQFSSVIPETIVTQSKKVIADFLEEKEAIILKPLNGKAGEGILFLQQGDRNFNSLIEISTKQGQEPIMVQEYLPSAKEGDKRIILLNGKPIGAVNRIPTGKEFRGNMAVGGRVAQTNITERELTICATLAPKLKQDGLFFVGIDVIGGYLTEVNVTSPTGIREIDRLNNVNLGKEVILATEIENGE, encoded by the coding sequence ATGAAATTTGCTTTTATTATAGACTCGATCGAAAAATTAGACCCAACCCATGATAGTAGTGTTGCCATGATGGAAGCCGCACAAATGTTAGGCTATGAAGTTTATATTACCACGATCGAGCAGTTAAGTGTCGTTAAGGGCAAAGCCTATGCCCATTTATATCCTGTCACCCTCAAACCTGTCACATTAGTCGATAATCATTGGGTTGCGGAAGAAAATTGGTATTTATTAGGAGAATCGGCTTTTTTACCCCTAGAATCTTGTTATAGCGTATTTATGCGTAAAGACCCTCCTGTTAATACTCCTTATCTTTATGCTACTTATATTTTAGACCTAATCGATCGTCAAAAAACTAAAGTTATTAATTCTCCTCAAGGTATCCGTAGCGCTAATGAAAAAATGTACGCTTTACAATTCTCTAGCGTCATTCCTGAAACCATCGTCACTCAAAGTAAAAAAGTTATCGCTGATTTCCTCGAAGAAAAAGAAGCAATTATCTTAAAACCTTTAAATGGTAAGGCAGGAGAAGGTATTTTATTCTTACAACAAGGCGATCGCAATTTTAACTCCCTCATCGAAATTAGTACTAAACAAGGGCAAGAGCCGATTATGGTACAAGAATATTTACCATCTGCCAAAGAAGGGGATAAACGTATCATCTTGTTAAACGGTAAACCCATTGGTGCGGTGAATCGTATTCCTACAGGTAAAGAATTTCGAGGGAATATGGCAGTAGGAGGGAGAGTTGCTCAAACTAATATCACGGAAAGAGAATTAACCATTTGTGCAACCCTTGCACCAAAATTAAAGCAAGATGGTTTATTTTTTGTGGGAATAGACGTGATAGGGGGTTATCTCACTGAAGTTAATGTTACCAGCCCGACTGGCATTCGAGAGATCGATCGACTGAATAATGTTAACTTAGGTAAAGAAGTAATACTTGCCACAGAAATTGAAAATGGAGAATGA